Proteins encoded by one window of Gordonia jinghuaiqii:
- a CDS encoding PDR/VanB family oxidoreductase, whose protein sequence is MNDNRTEAAALDNHKLRVVAKEVAAEGVVSLVLAEPDGGDLPEWSPGAHLDLVLGESLIRQYSLCGDAYDRSCLRVAVLREPASRGGSQSVHEDVSVGDLIAVKGPRNNFPLVDAPSYLFVAGGIGITPLVPMIAEVDARGAEWTLLYGGRTASGMAFADVLAQRYSDRVRVRPQDEFGLLDLDGALDAASPGTAVYCCGPEPLLAAIEDKCGSRSGIELHLERFAPKAVPEGSDSEATTFDVVLDRSGRTVTVGAHETVLDALLRDGVDVDFSCREGTCGTCEQPVLEGVPDHRDSVLDDDEQAANDCMMVCVSRSCSARLVLDL, encoded by the coding sequence ATGAACGACAACCGGACCGAGGCAGCCGCGCTCGACAACCACAAGCTGCGCGTGGTTGCGAAAGAGGTTGCGGCCGAGGGGGTCGTGTCACTCGTCCTCGCCGAGCCCGACGGCGGCGATCTGCCGGAGTGGTCCCCGGGTGCCCACCTCGACCTGGTACTCGGCGAGAGCCTGATCCGCCAGTACTCCCTGTGCGGTGACGCGTACGACCGAAGCTGTCTCCGGGTGGCGGTTCTCCGCGAACCGGCGAGTCGCGGCGGTTCGCAAAGTGTGCACGAGGACGTTTCGGTCGGGGACCTGATCGCGGTCAAGGGACCCCGGAACAACTTCCCGCTCGTCGATGCGCCGTCGTATCTGTTCGTCGCCGGCGGCATCGGCATCACCCCGCTGGTGCCGATGATCGCCGAGGTCGACGCGCGGGGTGCCGAGTGGACGTTGCTCTACGGCGGTCGGACCGCGTCGGGAATGGCTTTCGCCGATGTGCTGGCGCAACGATATTCCGATCGCGTCCGGGTGAGACCGCAGGACGAGTTCGGTCTGCTCGACCTCGACGGAGCGCTCGACGCGGCGAGCCCGGGCACCGCCGTCTACTGTTGCGGTCCCGAACCGTTGCTGGCGGCGATCGAGGACAAGTGCGGGTCTCGCAGCGGCATCGAACTCCACCTCGAACGCTTCGCACCCAAGGCCGTGCCGGAGGGGTCGGATTCAGAGGCAACAACATTCGACGTGGTTCTCGACCGTAGTGGACGAACGGTCACCGTCGGGGCCCACGAAACGGTGCTCGACGCGCTGCTGCGGGACGGCGTCGACGTCGACTTCTCCTGCCGCGAGGGCACCTGCGGCACCTGCGAACAGCCGGTTCTCGAGGGCGTCCCGGACCATCGGGATTCCGTGCTCGACGACGACGAACAGGCCGCGAACGACTGCATGATGGTGTGTGTGTCACGCAGCTGCTCGGCGCGGCTGGTGCTCGATCTCTGA
- a CDS encoding thiolase C-terminal domain-containing protein, producing MSGSIRGATAVVGVAEMHYKRGQSPMTEQQMTIKAILDACADAGVSPREIDGFVSYAGGSNDGPILGAALMVDELRWSNMMWGGGGGSVAAAITNAAVAITSGQADCVVVYRAMSQADTGRLGYAKYHYGPHFLAHGVGSPAQICAMRTQRMLEHDGVPRSAMRSLVLAAYQHAQQNPTAQGHGRPLDEETYESSRLIAEPFHLYDCSRESDGAVALVLVSADRARELRSDPAYVIAGAQGAPGGYCERVDNDEQYSTAGFGPANNGKPGVAERLWSSAGIVPDDVDVVQVYENFSGPAVAALIDHRLCPPGEAAGTVMTVENLTAPHGKLPVNTSGGNLADSFINGLNLAAEAVRQIRGTSTNQVSDAKCSLFIGGPMAPLVSSVLFGHEDTL from the coding sequence ATGTCCGGATCGATTCGCGGCGCGACCGCCGTCGTCGGGGTCGCCGAAATGCATTACAAGCGTGGCCAATCGCCGATGACCGAGCAGCAGATGACCATCAAGGCCATCCTCGATGCGTGTGCCGACGCCGGGGTATCGCCTCGGGAGATCGACGGGTTCGTCTCGTACGCAGGCGGTTCCAACGACGGCCCCATCCTCGGCGCGGCTCTGATGGTCGACGAGCTGCGGTGGTCGAACATGATGTGGGGCGGCGGTGGAGGCAGCGTGGCCGCGGCCATCACCAACGCGGCCGTTGCGATCACGTCGGGGCAGGCGGACTGCGTCGTCGTGTACCGCGCCATGTCGCAGGCCGACACCGGACGACTCGGCTACGCCAAGTACCACTACGGCCCGCACTTCCTGGCGCACGGCGTCGGCTCGCCCGCACAGATCTGTGCGATGCGGACGCAGCGGATGCTCGAGCACGACGGGGTTCCGCGATCGGCGATGCGCTCGCTCGTGCTGGCGGCGTATCAGCACGCGCAACAGAACCCCACGGCCCAGGGGCACGGTCGACCGCTCGACGAGGAGACCTACGAATCGTCGAGGCTCATCGCCGAACCGTTCCATCTGTACGACTGCTCGCGGGAGAGTGACGGTGCGGTGGCACTCGTCCTGGTCTCCGCCGACCGGGCACGCGAACTCCGTTCCGACCCGGCGTATGTCATCGCCGGTGCGCAGGGCGCGCCGGGAGGCTACTGCGAGCGCGTCGACAACGACGAGCAGTACTCGACCGCCGGTTTCGGCCCGGCGAACAACGGCAAACCCGGTGTCGCCGAACGTCTCTGGTCTTCCGCGGGGATCGTCCCCGACGACGTCGACGTCGTGCAGGTCTACGAGAACTTCAGCGGCCCGGCGGTCGCGGCACTCATCGACCATCGCCTGTGTCCGCCCGGAGAAGCGGCAGGCACGGTCATGACGGTGGAGAACCTGACCGCACCACACGGGAAGCTCCCGGTGAACACCAGCGGCGGCAACCTGGCGGACTCGTTCATCAACGGTCTGAACCTCGCGGCGGAGGCCGTGCGCCAGATCCGCGGCACCTCGACCAACCAGGTCTCCGACGCCAAGTGCTCGCTCTTCATCGGGGGTCCGATGGCGCCGCTGGTCAGCTCGGTGTTGTTCGGCCACGAAGACACGCTCTAG
- a CDS encoding TetR family transcriptional regulator: MARPSKPLISRDAAVTASIEIIDSEGLDAFSLPKLAKHLGVRAPSLYHHFDDKNEILTEVARYIAGTAVRRPRIKPGPDWPEFFVSLALNFRQSILRHRNAAPVLLQYLPRDLFTATYEDTAKFLLESGVPVDLHVRILDGMETLAIGAVLMEATRPPRPRSAIFPNVSADSQPLLAEALSKNELTQKQLFETMVRSFLHGIIRDHGLPGAEGRFSAP; encoded by the coding sequence ATGGCACGGCCGTCCAAGCCGTTGATCAGTCGCGATGCCGCCGTGACGGCATCGATCGAGATCATCGACTCCGAAGGGCTCGACGCCTTCAGCCTCCCCAAGCTCGCCAAACACCTCGGGGTGCGCGCTCCGTCGCTGTACCACCACTTCGACGACAAGAACGAGATCCTCACCGAGGTCGCCCGCTACATCGCCGGTACCGCGGTCCGACGCCCCCGGATCAAACCCGGACCGGACTGGCCGGAGTTCTTCGTGAGCCTGGCGCTGAACTTCCGGCAGTCGATCCTCCGTCACCGCAACGCCGCGCCGGTTCTGCTGCAGTACCTGCCCCGCGACCTGTTCACCGCCACCTACGAGGACACCGCGAAGTTCCTGCTGGAGTCTGGAGTGCCGGTCGATCTCCATGTCCGCATCCTGGACGGCATGGAGACACTCGCCATCGGCGCGGTCCTCATGGAGGCGACGCGGCCGCCGCGTCCCCGTTCGGCGATCTTCCCCAACGTGTCGGCCGACTCGCAACCGCTTCTCGCAGAGGCGTTGTCGAAGAACGAGCTCACCCAGAAGCAGCTGTTCGAGACGATGGTCCGAAGCTTCCTGCACGGCATCATCCGGGACCACGGGCTCCCGGGGGCGGAGGGGCGCTTCTCTGCTCCCTGA
- a CDS encoding MDR family MFS transporter produces the protein MSSPASVAAPAVDVPMTHRQRIEALIGLLLGMFVAFLSSTIVSNALPTIITDLHGTQDQYTWVVTATLLASTATTPIWGKFSDLVSKKLLVQAALLLFTLGSVLAGLAQSVDMLIGFRVIQGLGLGGLQALVVIVVATMFSPRERGRYQGPMAAVMSVATVAGPLIGGVIVDTSWLGWRWTFYVCVPFAVIALFVIQRTLNLPVVRKKVAIDYGGALLIASGVSTLLIWVTLAGKNFDWASLTSYGLVALGVVLLVVAVIVESKVSSPIIPLSIFRDRTTTLATLASIAVGVALFGGAVFLGQYFQIARGYSPTAAGLLTLPMVIGSLLSATVSGSLITRFGRWKRFLVLGAALMTVGFGLLATIDAHTDMVVLGVFLFILGAGMGMTMQNLVLAVQNNVGPENLGAATSTVTFFRSLGGAAGVSVLGAVLSNHVTDLIAKGLGALGIGTGQTGGSAAGLANLNELPAPIAAVVRGAYGDGTARLFLVAAVMSALSFIAIAFIKEVALKTMSSDEERRAQAAAAVTPDATAVTGISTDDRVTAGAARSTAPGGTDGGSTDGGRGSMGAVDPRPR, from the coding sequence ATGAGTTCACCCGCCTCGGTGGCGGCGCCGGCCGTAGACGTGCCGATGACCCACCGGCAGCGCATCGAGGCCCTCATCGGCCTGCTGCTCGGCATGTTCGTCGCATTCCTGTCGTCGACCATCGTGTCCAACGCCCTCCCGACGATCATCACCGACCTGCACGGCACCCAGGACCAGTACACGTGGGTCGTCACCGCCACCCTGCTCGCATCCACCGCGACGACCCCGATCTGGGGCAAGTTCTCCGACCTGGTGAGCAAGAAGCTGCTGGTCCAGGCCGCCCTGCTCCTGTTCACGCTCGGATCGGTCCTCGCCGGATTGGCCCAGTCGGTCGACATGCTGATCGGCTTCCGCGTCATCCAGGGCCTCGGCCTCGGCGGCCTCCAGGCGCTGGTCGTCATCGTCGTGGCGACTATGTTCAGCCCGCGCGAGCGCGGCCGCTACCAGGGCCCGATGGCCGCGGTCATGTCGGTCGCCACCGTCGCCGGCCCGCTGATCGGCGGCGTCATCGTCGACACCAGCTGGCTCGGCTGGCGTTGGACCTTCTACGTCTGCGTGCCGTTCGCCGTCATCGCCCTGTTCGTCATCCAGCGCACGCTGAATCTCCCCGTCGTCCGCAAGAAGGTCGCCATCGACTACGGCGGCGCACTGCTCATCGCCTCGGGCGTGAGCACGCTGCTGATCTGGGTCACCCTGGCGGGCAAGAACTTCGACTGGGCATCACTCACCTCGTACGGACTCGTCGCGCTCGGCGTCGTCCTGCTGGTCGTGGCGGTGATCGTCGAGTCGAAGGTGTCCAGCCCGATCATCCCGCTGTCCATCTTCCGGGACCGCACGACGACGCTGGCCACGCTGGCGAGCATCGCCGTCGGCGTCGCCCTGTTCGGCGGTGCGGTGTTCCTCGGCCAGTACTTCCAGATCGCCCGCGGCTACTCCCCGACGGCGGCGGGCCTGCTGACACTGCCGATGGTCATCGGCTCGCTGCTGTCGGCCACGGTGTCGGGAAGTCTGATCACCCGGTTCGGTCGCTGGAAGCGGTTCCTGGTCCTCGGCGCGGCCTTGATGACAGTCGGCTTCGGACTCCTCGCCACGATCGATGCGCACACCGACATGGTCGTCCTCGGGGTCTTCCTGTTCATCCTGGGCGCCGGCATGGGCATGACGATGCAGAACCTGGTCCTCGCGGTGCAGAACAACGTCGGTCCGGAGAACCTCGGCGCGGCGACGTCGACGGTCACCTTCTTCCGCTCGCTCGGCGGCGCAGCGGGTGTGTCGGTGCTGGGCGCGGTGCTGTCCAACCACGTCACCGACCTCATCGCCAAGGGGCTGGGCGCCCTCGGCATCGGTACAGGGCAGACAGGCGGCTCGGCGGCCGGGCTGGCGAACCTCAACGAGCTCCCCGCCCCGATCGCGGCCGTCGTCCGGGGCGCCTACGGCGACGGCACCGCAAGGCTCTTCCTGGTCGCAGCGGTGATGTCCGCGCTGAGCTTCATCGCGATCGCCTTCATCAAGGAGGTCGCACTGAAGACGATGAGCAGCGACGAGGAGCGGCGGGCGCAGGCCGCCGCCGCGGTCACGCCGGATGCCACGGCCGTCACCGGCATCTCGACCGATGACCGGGTCACCGCAGGCGCGGCCCGCAGCACCGCACCGGGCGGCACCGACGGGGGCAGCACCGACGGCGGCAGGGGCAGCATGGGCGCAGTCGACCCACGTCCGCGATGA
- a CDS encoding CaiB/BaiF CoA transferase family protein, whose product MLGLPLNGVRVVDVTDGLGESCGRFLADLGAEVIRVEPPGGSASRRNEPIESGISIPFALNNANKRVVVLDLDSDADRSRFVDLVGDADILIETTPPGSPAGLGLSPTEHLDRHRELVAVSISGFGQTGPYSDWAATESVIYAMSGVLSRSGEPGREPLLPPAGLVEQSVGVHAAWSALLAYYDRLRTGRGQLVDISAFEAVVHGFDPGFGVQGSAAAGRRDDFPRGRPDAANFYPVLRCADGQVRICLLAKRQWRAMFSWLGEPAEFADPAFDTIPARFAAADRLHPLIEELFAGHTRDELVAEGAVRGIPIGGVLRPSEVLDNDHFAAAGTLVDAELAPGVTARIPSGYVKIDGQRAGFRHHAQAVEVVDAWSGTTDARDLTPDAGEPGTHPFTGLRVLDLGVVVFGAELGRQFADHGADVIKVENRDFPDGLRQSKKASSLAASVAWGHRNRRSLGVNLRTDEGRKLFRQLAADADVVLANFKPGTLDSMGIGYEELREINPRIIVSDGSAFGSTGPWNTRLGYGPLVRAACGVSALWRYSGSDTGLSDGSTVYPDHIGGQVAAVAVLAALIARLAHGRGAEIEVAQADTALVALGGQLVRESLAPGSVSAVGNTDPFAAPAGVYPCTGDDEWCVVAVRDDRDWRNLTRVIGRDDLAEDVRFGLADRRIENRDEADKVLTEWLSERTPTEAMTALQEAGVPAGAMVRLPELLTDPHLVARDAYTSLEHPLLPAPLPTAVRVARFTSIPDAPLHPAPLPGADTHEVAVGLLGLDEAEYERCVAAGILQPLEESAR is encoded by the coding sequence ATGTTGGGTCTGCCCCTCAACGGAGTACGGGTCGTCGACGTGACCGATGGTCTCGGCGAGTCGTGCGGACGGTTCCTCGCCGACCTGGGCGCCGAGGTGATCCGTGTCGAACCTCCGGGGGGTTCGGCGTCGCGTCGAAACGAGCCGATCGAGTCCGGGATCAGCATTCCCTTCGCACTGAACAACGCGAACAAGCGGGTCGTCGTGCTGGACCTCGATTCCGACGCCGACAGGTCCCGATTCGTCGATCTGGTCGGGGATGCGGACATCCTCATCGAGACCACACCGCCCGGATCGCCTGCCGGACTGGGACTGTCGCCGACCGAGCACCTGGATCGCCACCGTGAACTCGTCGCCGTCTCGATCAGCGGATTCGGTCAGACCGGCCCCTATAGCGATTGGGCCGCAACCGAATCGGTGATCTACGCGATGAGCGGAGTGCTGTCGCGGTCCGGCGAGCCGGGCCGGGAGCCGCTGCTGCCCCCGGCCGGACTCGTCGAACAGTCGGTGGGGGTGCACGCGGCCTGGTCGGCGCTGCTCGCGTACTACGACCGCTTGCGCACCGGCCGTGGACAACTCGTCGACATCTCGGCGTTCGAGGCGGTGGTCCACGGTTTCGATCCCGGCTTCGGTGTGCAGGGCTCGGCCGCGGCGGGTCGCCGCGACGACTTCCCGCGCGGCCGCCCCGACGCCGCGAACTTCTACCCGGTGCTGCGCTGTGCGGACGGACAGGTGCGGATCTGCCTGCTGGCGAAGCGTCAGTGGCGCGCCATGTTCTCCTGGCTCGGCGAGCCCGCCGAATTCGCTGATCCCGCCTTCGACACCATCCCGGCACGTTTCGCGGCCGCGGACCGCCTGCATCCGCTGATCGAGGAACTGTTCGCCGGACACACGCGCGACGAGCTGGTCGCCGAGGGTGCCGTGCGCGGCATTCCGATCGGCGGCGTGCTGCGTCCCTCCGAGGTGCTCGACAACGACCACTTCGCCGCCGCCGGGACACTCGTCGACGCCGAGCTCGCACCCGGTGTCACGGCCCGCATCCCGTCGGGCTACGTCAAGATCGATGGACAGCGAGCGGGATTCCGGCACCATGCGCAGGCGGTCGAGGTCGTGGACGCTTGGTCCGGTACGACCGACGCCCGCGATCTCACACCGGACGCGGGCGAGCCCGGCACCCATCCGTTCACCGGACTGCGCGTGCTCGATCTCGGGGTCGTGGTGTTCGGGGCCGAACTCGGACGGCAGTTCGCCGACCACGGCGCCGACGTGATCAAGGTCGAGAACCGAGACTTCCCGGATGGTCTGCGGCAGTCGAAGAAGGCGTCCTCGCTCGCCGCGTCGGTCGCCTGGGGTCACCGCAACCGCCGCTCTCTGGGTGTGAACCTCCGTACCGACGAGGGCCGAAAGCTGTTCCGGCAGCTCGCCGCGGACGCCGACGTGGTCCTCGCCAACTTCAAACCCGGGACCCTCGACTCGATGGGGATCGGCTATGAAGAACTGCGCGAGATCAATCCGCGCATCATCGTCTCCGACGGCAGCGCCTTCGGTAGCACCGGCCCGTGGAACACCCGACTCGGCTACGGTCCTCTCGTACGTGCGGCCTGCGGCGTCTCGGCGCTGTGGCGGTATTCCGGCTCCGACACGGGACTGAGCGACGGCTCGACGGTGTACCCCGACCACATCGGCGGACAGGTGGCCGCGGTGGCCGTGCTCGCCGCCCTGATCGCCCGGCTGGCGCACGGACGCGGTGCCGAGATCGAGGTGGCACAGGCCGATACGGCTCTCGTCGCGCTCGGGGGCCAGCTCGTCCGCGAATCGTTGGCACCGGGATCGGTGTCGGCCGTGGGTAACACCGATCCGTTCGCCGCACCGGCCGGCGTGTACCCGTGTACCGGCGACGACGAGTGGTGCGTGGTCGCGGTCCGCGACGATCGTGACTGGCGCAACCTCACCCGTGTCATCGGGCGTGACGATCTTGCCGAGGACGTCCGATTCGGGCTCGCGGACAGGCGGATCGAGAATCGGGACGAGGCGGACAAGGTCCTGACGGAATGGTTGTCGGAGCGGACGCCCACCGAGGCGATGACCGCACTCCAGGAGGCAGGCGTCCCCGCCGGTGCGATGGTCCGCCTACCCGAGTTGCTGACCGACCCCCATCTGGTGGCGCGGGATGCCTACACCTCGCTCGAACATCCGTTGCTCCCGGCGCCGCTGCCCACGGCGGTGCGTGTCGCACGGTTCACGTCGATCCCCGATGCGCCGCTGCACCCGGCACCCCTGCCCGGTGCCGACACGCATGAGGTCGCGGTCGGGTTGCTCGGCCTCGACGAAGCCGAGTACGAGCGATGCGTCGCCGCCGGTATCCTCCAGCCACTCGAGGAGAGTGCACGATGA
- a CDS encoding aldehyde dehydrogenase: MLDRNELFIDGNWAPPSSGEYGDVIEAATEKVLGRSAMAGTADIDAAVAAARAALDGPWGSMSRAERADVLDRFAAAMTARARDTAELVSRENGMPISLAKPTNGYGPAAMLSYYAGLIRAAEDEEVRPGALGGRTVVRSEPVGVVAAITPWNYPQPLAAMKIAPALAAGCTVVLKPAPETALDAFVFADAAQEAGLPAGVLNVVPGGREAGAHLVEHSGVDKVAFTGSTAAGRAIGEVCGRLLRPVTLELGGKSAAIVADDADLDVFAGHLLEVSLVNNGQTCHASTRILAPRSRYGEVVDAVTETVRALRVGDPLDKTTAIGPLVSAAQRDRVLGHIGAGRADGYQITTGGGVPGDLPQGWFVEPTVFVGVDNSASIAQEEIFGPVLTITEYSDIDDAVRIANDSVYGLGGTVWTTDEGRGLELARRIRTGTVGVNHYALELTAPFGGVKASGLGRELGPEGLAPYLAPKSVYFATR; this comes from the coding sequence ATGTTGGATCGCAACGAGCTGTTCATCGACGGGAACTGGGCTCCGCCGTCGTCGGGGGAGTACGGCGACGTCATCGAGGCCGCCACCGAGAAGGTGCTCGGCCGTAGTGCCATGGCGGGGACCGCGGACATCGATGCCGCCGTCGCGGCCGCACGGGCCGCGCTCGACGGGCCGTGGGGATCGATGAGCAGGGCCGAGCGCGCCGATGTCCTCGACCGGTTCGCCGCGGCGATGACCGCCCGGGCCCGCGACACCGCCGAGCTGGTCAGTCGCGAGAACGGGATGCCCATCAGCCTGGCGAAGCCGACGAACGGCTACGGTCCCGCGGCGATGCTCTCCTACTACGCGGGCCTGATCCGGGCCGCGGAGGACGAAGAGGTGCGACCCGGTGCGTTGGGCGGTCGTACCGTCGTCCGTAGTGAGCCGGTCGGGGTGGTCGCGGCGATCACGCCGTGGAACTACCCGCAGCCGCTCGCCGCGATGAAGATCGCGCCCGCCCTCGCGGCGGGTTGCACGGTCGTCCTCAAGCCCGCACCCGAAACCGCGCTCGACGCTTTCGTTTTCGCCGACGCGGCACAGGAAGCCGGTCTGCCTGCCGGTGTGCTCAACGTCGTCCCGGGCGGCCGTGAGGCCGGAGCGCACCTCGTCGAGCACTCGGGCGTCGACAAGGTGGCGTTCACCGGGTCGACCGCCGCCGGACGTGCGATCGGAGAGGTGTGCGGCCGCCTGTTGCGTCCGGTGACCCTGGAGCTCGGCGGGAAGTCGGCCGCCATCGTCGCCGACGACGCCGATCTGGATGTGTTCGCCGGTCACCTGCTGGAGGTGTCGCTCGTGAACAACGGGCAGACCTGCCACGCCAGCACAAGAATTCTGGCCCCGCGGTCACGCTACGGCGAGGTCGTCGACGCGGTCACCGAGACCGTCCGCGCTCTACGCGTCGGTGACCCGCTCGACAAGACGACCGCCATCGGTCCGCTCGTCAGCGCTGCACAGCGCGACCGGGTCCTCGGCCACATCGGGGCGGGCCGGGCCGACGGTTACCAGATCACGACGGGGGGCGGTGTTCCCGGCGATCTCCCGCAGGGTTGGTTCGTCGAACCGACGGTGTTCGTCGGCGTCGACAATTCTGCGTCCATCGCGCAGGAGGAGATCTTCGGTCCGGTGCTGACGATCACCGAGTACTCCGACATCGACGACGCGGTGCGCATCGCCAACGACTCCGTGTACGGACTCGGCGGCACGGTGTGGACGACGGACGAGGGGCGCGGCCTCGAACTGGCCCGCCGGATCAGGACGGGGACCGTCGGCGTCAACCACTACGCCCTCGAGCTCACCGCACCGTTCGGCGGCGTGAAGGCGTCGGGTCTCGGACGCGAACTCGGGCCGGAGGGCCTCGCGCCCTACCTCGCCCCCAAATCGGTGTATTTCGCCACCCGCTGA
- a CDS encoding universal stress protein gives MTTIAVGVDLSDESEAAAQWAAASAPHEHLLLVHGYAASMALAPLTEFDIDSTRDATVAHVAGIADLLRAEHPGLEVSTVVEHDFAIPLLTRLSQHVDMLVLGHHRPGLIERLTTGSISAALSARARCPVVTVPYGNLTARGPVVVAVDVDAPSDLALDAAFEFARTTGHPISVICAIPDAATPARIADIYARAEAVVEPWRRRFPECTATLQLVNGAPHRAVVRAVPQASLLVVTRPRGGTSFPVWGNSVTRAAHGASSCPIAVVDHSS, from the coding sequence ATGACCACCATCGCCGTCGGGGTGGACCTGAGCGACGAATCCGAGGCGGCCGCCCAGTGGGCGGCCGCCTCGGCCCCGCATGAGCACCTGCTGCTCGTCCACGGGTACGCGGCGTCCATGGCCCTCGCGCCGCTCACCGAGTTCGACATCGACTCCACCCGTGACGCCACGGTCGCCCACGTGGCCGGTATCGCCGATCTGCTCCGCGCCGAGCATCCCGGGCTCGAGGTCAGCACGGTCGTCGAGCACGATTTCGCCATACCCCTGCTGACCCGGCTGTCGCAGCACGTCGACATGCTGGTCCTCGGCCATCACCGGCCGGGCCTGATCGAACGACTGACCACCGGCAGCATCAGCGCCGCGCTGTCGGCACGGGCGCGGTGCCCGGTCGTGACCGTTCCCTACGGCAATCTCACCGCGCGCGGTCCGGTCGTCGTCGCCGTCGACGTCGACGCTCCGTCGGATCTCGCACTGGACGCCGCATTCGAGTTCGCCCGTACCACCGGACACCCGATCTCCGTGATCTGCGCGATCCCCGACGCGGCGACGCCTGCGAGGATCGCCGACATCTACGCCCGGGCCGAGGCGGTGGTCGAGCCCTGGCGTCGACGGTTCCCCGAGTGCACCGCCACGCTGCAATTGGTCAACGGTGCCCCTCATCGTGCGGTGGTCCGGGCCGTCCCCCAGGCCTCACTGCTGGTGGTGACCCGGCCGCGCGGCGGGACCTCATTCCCGGTGTGGGGCAATTCGGTGACGCGGGCCGCGCACGGCGCCTCGTCGTGCCCGATCGCGGTGGTCGATCACAGCTCGTAG
- a CDS encoding GNAT family N-acetyltransferase, with protein sequence MITYEWRPRLEGDELDEVIELVTAAAEYDEEAGFSHIDPTTVREVGDGSRTVAHLPIKARRDLSPLDDAPMVIVAYLHLAVDADGLGTVAYVVHPEYRSRGITTLLVEEIGLETDGVAGWDHTGARALRCWAYSTHPASGRLTRRFGIPAVSRQWTLVRHLTGPFALPLDKPEVPAGVSVAEPRELAADDQVIAGVLASSELAPRHRDRISDDLRLGGGLVVDARNEDGEVLGFVWFSTEHRRHLELRAAPVDALVLTSAARGGGIGTALLLGALWHQLDAGVKVSTLRIDPDDAGAVRMCRLLGYEQEDVHSCYQLGESSSPPPTFR encoded by the coding sequence ATGATCACGTATGAATGGCGGCCTCGCCTCGAGGGTGACGAGCTCGACGAAGTGATCGAACTCGTCACTGCAGCAGCCGAATACGACGAGGAGGCAGGGTTCTCGCATATCGATCCCACCACCGTCCGGGAGGTCGGTGACGGCAGCCGCACCGTCGCGCACCTGCCCATCAAGGCGCGGCGCGACCTCAGCCCGCTCGACGATGCCCCGATGGTGATCGTGGCGTACCTGCATCTTGCGGTCGACGCCGACGGGCTGGGCACCGTCGCCTATGTGGTCCACCCCGAGTATCGGTCCCGGGGCATCACCACACTGCTCGTCGAGGAGATCGGTCTCGAGACCGACGGAGTGGCCGGCTGGGACCACACCGGGGCCAGAGCACTTCGCTGCTGGGCGTATTCGACGCACCCCGCGTCGGGACGCCTCACGCGCCGCTTCGGGATACCGGCGGTCAGCCGCCAGTGGACGCTGGTCCGGCACCTGACCGGCCCCTTCGCGCTGCCGCTCGACAAGCCCGAGGTCCCGGCCGGGGTCAGCGTCGCCGAGCCACGGGAGCTCGCCGCCGACGATCAGGTGATCGCCGGCGTCCTCGCGTCCTCGGAACTCGCACCGCGGCATCGTGATCGCATCTCCGACGACCTGCGCCTCGGTGGCGGGCTGGTCGTCGACGCGCGGAACGAGGACGGGGAAGTTCTCGGGTTCGTGTGGTTCTCGACCGAGCATCGCCGCCACCTCGAACTGCGTGCCGCACCGGTCGACGCGCTGGTGCTCACCTCGGCCGCGCGGGGCGGAGGCATCGGGACCGCCCTGTTGCTCGGTGCGCTCTGGCACCAACTCGACGCCGGCGTCAAGGTGTCCACGCTACGAATCGATCCCGACGATGCGGGGGCGGTCCGGATGTGCAGGTTGCTCGGCTACGAGCAGGAAGATGTGCACTCCTGCTACCAGCTCGGCGAGAGCTCGAGCCCGCCGCCGACGTTTCGCTGA